AGATAGTTCCTGATATGATGAGTTACAGGGAGAGAGTCCAACTCATCATGGGCCTGCGAGCACAGGTGAGAGATGGTGCTGATGGGTGGAGACGAGGGAGCCTCCAGAGTTCCTCAACTCTCATCTCCTGACGTGTACACCATAGTACCGTACCATATTCTATGAGGCTTTTTAAACACAAACCCTTACGGGCAACAGGTAGCCTGGTGGGTTAGgggctttgggccagtaaccgaatcaCCAGGCCCACTAGTTATGAGCAAGGCAATTAACTCTAAGGTGCATCTcagggggagtgggatatgcaaaaaacacatttccatttcacacctcACACTTGTACAGGTTACCCTCTTGTACATACAGTGGAAcaggactatatacacacaccctaaTAATCATTGATGTGCTGCTTTTAGTGTATTTTTCTGGTGTATTTATTGGTGATGTATTGTGCAATCAAATTTCCCCTCTGTGGGATTAATAAAGTACTATCTTATTTTAGCAAAACGTTTTTGCAACACAAACTACTTTCTTATTGGACACATTCATAtgggtccctccctgtttcagaccatttgcttcctagtgaatacactcccAATATACTGTTTCTATTTTTGTTGTCCCACCCACCAGACCAATTTTAATTGCATTCATAACAAATTGAACTTTTACTTCATCAGCTGGTTCTGGAGTTGTGTCGCTCTGATCACCTAGCCAACCCTGAGACTATCCAGCCACACCTGAACAGGATGAAGACCTGTATCATCACTCATAGGGACAAGGAGGTTAGTACTACCCAGTAACAGATCACAACTTGTAACGCTGCTACTTAGTTGAATTTATTGACTGAGCTATCCATACTTGCTGTAGATTTCTGATCCAGAGGTGGAAGCGTCAGAATCAAACTTCCTGAAGCTGATTCAAACTCTGCTGGAATACCCAGTTGAGAAGGAATACTTCTTTCAGGTCAGTGTTGTAACTAAGGAGCTGCTGATGattttagattttatttgattagGATCTCATTTAGTCCTCATTTGctctaatcttccaagagtccttgaTGATGATGACTCCAAGAGTGAATGCTTTTACAAGGAAGTGAAACTTAGATTTTAAAAAAGTACTGACtattgggcctcccgagtggcgcagtggtctaagcttTGCCACTAGAgtttctgggttcgagtccaggctctgttgcagccggatgcgacccgggagacccatggggcagcgcacaatttgggccagcgtcgtccggtttaggggagggtttggcccggcaGGGTtgaccttgtcccatcgcgcctTGTCccactcctgtggcgggccgagcATCGCGCAcgttgacacggtcgccaggtgtacggtgtttcctctaacacattggtgcggctggcttccgggttaagtgggcattgtgtcaagaagcagtgcggcttggttgggttttgTTTCGGGTGACGCACGGCTcacaaccttcgcctctcccgagtccgtacaggagttgcagcaatgggacaagactgtaacaactaattggataccacaaaatagGGTAGAAAAAAGGGTAAAagtttaaaaagaaaaaaaagtactGAATATCCTCTACTTGTTTGTTAGAGTGTGTTTCCAGAGGAATTTGGCCCCAAGTATGACTCAGCACTGCAGACTCTGGTGTGGGAGTTCCTCTCCAGGCTGGAGAAGCTGCTTCCGACACCAACCCTTCAACAGGTACCATGCTAACATCTTAATACCTTCATCAGGGACCATGCTAACATCTTATTACCTTCATCAGGGACCATGCTAACATCTTATTTACCTTCATCAGGGACCATGCTAACATCTTAACATATTACCTTCATCAGGGACCATGCTAACATCTTATTACCTTCATCAGGGACCATGCTAACATCTTATTACCTTCATCAGGGACCATGCTAACATCTTATTACCTTCATCAGGGACCATGCTAACATCTTATTACCTTCATCAGGGACCATGCTAACATCTTATTACCTTCACCAGGGACCATGCTAACATCTTATTACCTTCACCAGGGACCATGCTAACATCTTATTACCTTCACCAGGGACCATGCTAACATCTTATTACCTTCAACAGGGACCATGCTAACATCTTATTTACCTTCATCAGGGACCATGCTAACATCTTAACATATTACCTTCATCAGGGACCATGCTAACATCTTATTTACCTTCATCAGGGACCATGCTAACATCTTAACATATTACCTTCATCAGGGACCATGCTAACATCTTATTACCTTCATCAGGGACCATGCTAACATCTTATTACCTTCAACAGGGACCATGCTAACATCTTATTACCTTCACCAGGGACCATGCTAACATCTTATTACCTTCACCAGGGACCATGCTAACATCTTATTACCTTCACCAGGGACCATGCTAACATCTTATTACCTTCACCAGGGACCATGCTAACATCTTATTACCTTCACCAGGGACCATGCTAACATCTTATTACCTTCATCAGGGTCCATGCTAACATCTTATTACCTTCATCAGGGACCATGCTAACATCTTATTACCTTCAGCAGCATACTTGCATAACAGTTGTTTTTAAAATTCACTGCACAAAGATATTTGTCCTTAAATGACAAATGCCCTTTAAGTGAATAACTAGATGGTTATAACAGAGTGAAAATATGCATAAAGACACATTTCTTAAAAGCTACCACATGTGTTTTTATGTTATAATACAAAATGGGATACATTGGTCTTTTTAAAAGccattctctctcttcccattAGACTGCATCTTGGTTCCTACCTGACCCCTCTGTCCTGGAGGAGTGTGTGCAGTGTGTATCCCACCCTCAGCCTTTGAAGACCCTTCTCCAGCACCACAACAACACATGTGGACATGTAGACACCAATGGTAGGAGAAATAGGCTTTGGACAGGAAATAATGTTATGTGATTGAAACTTTTTCTGGACCCCTCGACCAACAGCTGAAAGTCCCGAAGCTTCTGCACATGTGGGGGATTCTTTACTTTACGCACAGTCTCTGCTCAAACTAGTAGAAAACCTCCCTTCACTTTGGACAGGAATTAATGTTATCAGATAGCCCTGTAACATTTTAATGTTTGGCTTTAATGTTttaatatatacttttttttcttcttctactgtCTTCTGCTCTACTAGTAGAAAACCTCCCTTCACATTTCTGACTGTCAGACGTGAATGACAATTCTTAAAGTTTTACCAGTGCAACGTCCATGCAGCATCTCTGCATACCAACCATTTCATTTCAGAGTTCATGGAGatatgcatttagatcttctTGAGTTGTACAGTGTTGTTTTGAATTATGTAGCCTACAGTGAGCATTATACTATGCTTAGTAACGTtatactatgctattatatttGGTTGTGTTATGTAGAATACTATTCAGACTTTGATCTAACTTGAATAAACATGCACCATTCACCAGAGCATCCTGTTCTctaggagtagaggagagacagcGTAGACTAGAGAATCCCGCACATGCACAGAATCTTCTGGACCTTTAGCCGTCGGGAAGAGGGGTCTAGAAAAGTCGGATCTGCAGCCACTCCATATGAGGATATAACATGTTAGCctttaatgtttattttttatatattgacTTTTCTTGTCATCCTGTCCTCAGGTCTGTTTTCTGGCGACAATCAAATCCCAATCAAAGCTGACCCAGACGTCCAATCAGAACCTGTGCAGCAATGTATGAGCCCTGTCTCATCTGACAATGAATCAGAGATGACCCCTTTGTTGGAACTGGGGATTGATTCAGACCAAACTGTAAATAAAGAGGTGGAGCCTAAGCACAAAGAGGTGGAGCCTATGCACAAAGAGGTGGAGTCTTCTTCTTTAGAGGTAGGGCATATATACAATGAAACTACAGAGAAAAACATTAAATACAACACACCAGGTAAAGAGCTAGCAAAAGTGATGAAAAATAATACATATTTTCACCACCTTAACACTGACAGTGGGCTGAAAATCCAAGGAAAAGCCCACAGCAGCCAACAGGAAGTGCAGgatagttctagtttgtctactTCCTGTCGGCTCCGTCAGCCCAAAGTGCTGCTACACAGACTTGATATTACTGATATGCTGTTACCTGTGTCCGAGGTCTCTGCAAcaccgaggagagagaggcttcAGATTGACAAAGTGGGACAGAGAAGAGGACAGGTCATATCACAAAAGAGTGAGTGGAATATCAATGAAGAGCCCTCTGATGGTCAACCTCAGTATTCTCTGGCCCCTGACCCATCCCCTACCTCAGGGCAGCCTAAAAGAAGCAAGCGTGTCAAAATATGCTCCTTGTGTAGAAAGACTTTCAGCGAAGCAAAGGATTTGACTGCACACATGAGATCTCACAATGAGCAGAGCCCTTCCAAGTGCACCCAGTGTGGACAAGACTTTGAACACCATGAGGACTTACAGAAACATCAGCAGAATGTGTGTGAGGAGGCAGCTCAACCAGAAGAGGACAACATGTCTACGCCATCTTTTAAGGAGGATAACATGTCTACGGCATCCATGGAGGATCAGACGGAGCTAGCGTGCACGGAGCTATCAGCGTCGGCCAAAGCCAGGACATGCCGTGTGTGTCATAAAACTGTCTATAGTAGAAGTTATTTGAGAAAGCACCTTAAATCCCAACATGGTCAACACCTGAAGATGCACAAGAAACACAAAACGTTTTTCTGTTGCTCTTTGTGTAATAAGTCCTTTGATCTTTCTGAGCCAAACAAGTGTGAGGTGAACCAACAGCAATTCCCCAGGAAGGCACACCCAGAGGCCAACACACTTATAGCTGCAGTGATACCGCAGCCCTCAAGCACTACATCCCAGAACCCAACAACCTCCAATGCTCTGCCCATTCAGGCACAGTTCTACAAGGACTACAGAACATGTCTTTTGTGCAATGAAACTTTCGATACTGCAGAGACCATGAGAAAGCACCTAAGATTTCAACACAATATACTGTCTTGCTTGTGCCACGATTGTGGGGAAAGTTTCTCAAGCAAATTAGATCTTCAGAAACACTCAAAGAATTGTTTGAGTATTCCAGATTCAAGAAAATGTCAAGAGTGCAGGAAAATTACTTCTCAAACAACGCAGCCGCAGACAAACATTTGTCAGGAGATGAACCAAAGACAACAGCAACTACCTGCAGGGGGAAATGAGATGGAGATCCCTCAGTCTTGCAACACAGACAATAACCACTTAAATGACTTGCAGCAATGCCAGCCAAAGGAGTATGAGGAGATTCACTTTCAGAGAGGACAGCAAGACTGGAGTGAGGAGGTTGATCCAAACCAGCATCCAGGGGAGGTTGATCCAAACCAGCATCCAGGGGAGGTTGATCCAAACCAGCATCCAGGGGAGGTTGATCCAAACCAGCATCCAGGGGAGGTTGATCCAGGGGAGGTTGATCCAAACCAGCATCCAGGGGAGGTTGATCCAAACCGGCATCCAGGGGAGGTTGATCCAGGGGAGGTTGATCCAGGGGAGGTTGATCCAGCGGACAGAAGCCGTTCTCTGGTTCCAAGGGATAATGGGACAGGGATTCCCCAGTGCCACAGCACTTCACCCCAGAACCCAACAACCTCCGATGCTCCCCCCACTCAGACGCAGCCACCTGGCATCTCCACCCCCCCAGCCTCTCTAATGTCTAGAACATGCCCTTTGTGCTCAAAATGTTTTGCTTATAAAAAGACCATGATGCAGCATCTGAGACGTCACTCACAGGGTCAGGGACCCTTCTTGTGCACCATATGTTCAAAGAGCTTTGGTACCGCCAGCGATTTGAAGAGACATCAGGGAATTAAGAGCGGTTGTGGGCCAAATCATCGTAATCTCGCCGTACCTGAGAATGTTCCCACAGAACAAACAGCTGTCTTCTCCTGCCCCCATTGTCAGGGACAGTACACGAGTGAAAATAAAATGAAAGCACACATGGTATGTCACACAGGAGATGGGTTCACCTGTAGGTTTTGTGGCAAGATATTTGCTGAAGATAAGAAATTACGCAATCATATTCGCTCTCATATTGACAGACGACATCTATGTGACACATGTGGTAAagattttacatctctgtctaaCTTGGAAAAACACACACTTGTACACACAGGAGAACGGCCGTACATTTGCACAGACTGTGGCAAAAGTTTTAGTCTGAAGGGTAACCTGAAAGTCCATCAACAGAGTCATACAGGAGAGCGGCCATTTGCATGCACAATGTGTAAAATACGCTGTTTCACTCAGACTCATCTAAAACGACATATGTTgaggcacacaggagagaagcctcatAAGTGTTTGGCTTGTGGGAAGACATTTCAACGGAAAAACACATTGAGGAAACATCAGCAAGATTCGTGTTCTTAGTTCTTGGCTTTTACACACTTCTGAGACGCAGACTCAGTTATAGTTTTTATCGCTCAACATTGATAACATTTAGTTGATAACATTAATGGCTTGCAATTGGTTGTAGGTTCTAGTCAACCGACAAGTTGGCATCCATCTTTTGCTACTCTCCCTTTTTGCATATTTGTAACATCtagcagttttgtgtgtgtgtctatatatatatatatatatatatatatactgctcaaaaaaataaagggaacactaaaataacacatcctagatctgaatgaattaaataatcttatgaaatacttttttctttacatagttgaatgtgctgacaacaaaatcacacaaaaataatcaatggaaatccaatttatcaacccatggaggtctggatttggagtcacactcaaaatgaaagtggaaaaccacactacaggctgatccaactttgatgtaatgtccttaaaacaagtcaaaatgaggctcagtagtgtgtgtggcctccacgtgcctgtatgacctccctacaacgcctgggcatgctcctgatgaggtggcggatggtctcctgagggatctcctcccagacctggactaaagcatcctccaACTCCTGGTGCAACGtagcattggtggatggagcgagacatgatgtcccagatgtgctcaattggattcaggtctggggaacaggcgggccagtccatagcatcaatgccttcctctttcaggaactgctgacacattccagccacatgaggtctagcattgtcttgcattaggaggaacccagggccaaccgcaccagcatatggtctcacaaggggtctgaggatctcatctcggtacctaatggcagtcaggctacctctggcgagcacatggagggatgtgcggccccccaaagaaatgccaacccacactatgactgacccaccgccaaatcggtcatgctggaggatgttgcaggcagcagaacgttctccacggcgtctccagactctgtcacgtctgtcacatgtgctcagtgtgaacctgcttcatctgtgaagagcacagggcgccagtggcgaatttgccaatcttggtgttctttggcaaatgccaaacgtcctgcacggtgttgggctgtaagcacaacccacacctgtggacgtcgggccctcataccaccctcatggagtctgtttctgaccatttgagcagacacatgcacatttgtggcctgctggaggtcattttgcagggctctggcagtgctcctcctgctcctccttgcacaaaggcggaggtagcggtcctgctgctgggttgttgccctcctacagcctcctccacgtctcctgatgtactggcctgtctcctggtagcgcctccatgctctggacactacgctgacagacagagcaaaccttcttgccacagctcgcattgatgtgccatcctggatgagctgcactacctgagccacttgtgtgggttgtagactccgtctcatgctaccactagagtgaaagcaccgccaacattcaaaagtgaccaaaacatcagccaggaagcatagaaactgagaagtggtctgtgcagaaccactcctttattgggggtgtcttgctaattgcctataatttccacctgttgtctattccatttgcacaacagcatgtgaactttattgtcaatcagtgttgcttcctaagtggacagtttgatttcacagaagtgtgattgacttggagttacattgtgttgtttaagtgttccctttatttttttgagcagtgtattttttaAGTTTTTTTAAATTTCTGTTTTGTGTCAAATGTTGCATTTTGTTTTCTGTCAGCATTGTACAGCAACCCATTGACAATATGTAAGTCTACAAGAGAGATTGAAATAAGCACAACAGAGGTAGACCCGTATGCATTTTGAATGTAAACAAGTATAAATTGTCACCCCTCCAATGCTCATGTGCTGTGACCCTATTTACTATAATGTGTTGATTTCTTCAGTCTTTATGCGACGTGACCTGCACAGAACACAGGAAGTATAATCACTGAGTTATCAGTGAATTATTCTCATTTTTGTGTCAATTTAATCCtgtaagggatgggttgccaactgGCAATTTAACACAAAAATAAATTGTCATTCACCACAATCTGTTAGCCTTTTTTCCCCACACAACTCTGCCCAGGAGGGTGCAATGTTGTAAACATTTCAGATGGAAATGTGACCGTCCATGATCCATCCATTCCCAGTCTGCCCTGTCCTTTCCTTGTGTGCGCTACTGTTACAGTAGGTGGTACTGCAACGTTGGTTACAACGTTAAAGCCAATTAATGAACACAGACCAGTGTTTACAAACTTCTTACAAACAAAGGTTCTTTATTTCCTGTGTATACATCCACCTGGTccgtgctatccgggatccttgggacgacTCTACCCCCCCCATTGAAGTAGACATTTATAAaatggtaagggttaaggttttgtGCTCCCGAGTCgcgtagcggtctaaggtactgcacttcagtgctagaggcatcactacagaccctggttcaattccaggctgtatcacagctggccgtgattgggagtcccatagggcggcgcaaagTTGGCCTGGgtaagctgtcattgtaaataagaatttgttcttaactgacttgcctagttaaatgggTTAGGTAGAGTTTAggttagggacgtcccaaggatcccagatag
Above is a window of Salmo salar chromosome ssa03, Ssal_v3.1, whole genome shotgun sequence DNA encoding:
- the LOC106597148 gene encoding uncharacterized protein isoform X3, with amino-acid sequence MEALTRDGLPLPLSSLRLLVPPLRLVSAALWQVVQQRDVMDYGLVEEFVTTVLEIVPDMMSYRERVQLIMGLRAQLVLELCRSDHLANPETIQPHLNRMKTCIITHRDKEISDPEVEASESNFLKLIQTLLEYPVEKEYFFQSVFPEEFGPKYDSALQTLVWEFLSRLEKLLPTPTLQQTASWFLPDPSVLEECVQCVSHPQPLKTLLQHHNNTCGHVDTNGLFSGDNQIPIKADPDVQSEPVQQCMSPVSSDNESEMTPLLELGIDSDQTVNKEVEPKHKEVEPMHKEVESSSLELSTGGTWLTPVQH
- the LOC106597148 gene encoding zinc finger protein 721 isoform X1 → MEALTRDGLPLPLSSLRLLVPPLRLVSAALWQVVQQRDVMDYGLVEEFVTTVLEIVPDMMSYRERVQLIMGLRAQLVLELCRSDHLANPETIQPHLNRMKTCIITHRDKEISDPEVEASESNFLKLIQTLLEYPVEKEYFFQSVFPEEFGPKYDSALQTLVWEFLSRLEKLLPTPTLQQTASWFLPDPSVLEECVQCVSHPQPLKTLLQHHNNTCGHVDTNGLFSGDNQIPIKADPDVQSEPVQQCMSPVSSDNESEMTPLLELGIDSDQTVNKEVEPKHKEVEPMHKEVESSSLEVGHIYNETTEKNIKYNTPGKELAKVMKNNTYFHHLNTDSGLKIQGKAHSSQQEVQDSSSLSTSCRLRQPKVLLHRLDITDMLLPVSEVSATPRRERLQIDKVGQRRGQVISQKSEWNINEEPSDGQPQYSLAPDPSPTSGQPKRSKRVKICSLCRKTFSEAKDLTAHMRSHNEQSPSKCTQCGQDFEHHEDLQKHQQNVCEEAAQPEEDNMSTPSFKEDNMSTASMEDQTELACTELSASAKARTCRVCHKTVYSRSYLRKHLKSQHGQHLKMHKKHKTFFCCSLCNKSFDLSEPNKCEVNQQQFPRKAHPEANTLIAAVIPQPSSTTSQNPTTSNALPIQAQFYKDYRTCLLCNETFDTAETMRKHLRFQHNILSCLCHDCGESFSSKLDLQKHSKNCLSIPDSRKCQECRKITSQTTQPQTNICQEMNQRQQQLPAGGNEMEIPQSCNTDNNHLNDLQQCQPKEYEEIHFQRGQQDWSEEVDPNQHPGEVDPNQHPGEVDPNQHPGEVDPNQHPGEVDPGEVDPNQHPGEVDPNRHPGEVDPGEVDPGEVDPADRSRSLVPRDNGTGIPQCHSTSPQNPTTSDAPPTQTQPPGISTPPASLMSRTCPLCSKCFAYKKTMMQHLRRHSQGQGPFLCTICSKSFGTASDLKRHQGIKSGCGPNHRNLAVPENVPTEQTAVFSCPHCQGQYTSENKMKAHMVCHTGDGFTCRFCGKIFAEDKKLRNHIRSHIDRRHLCDTCGKDFTSLSNLEKHTLVHTGERPYICTDCGKSFSLKGNLKVHQQSHTGERPFACTMCKIRCFTQTHLKRHMLRHTGEKPHKCLACGKTFQRKNTLRKHQQDSCS
- the LOC106597148 gene encoding zinc finger protein 721 isoform X2; translated protein: MKTCIITHRDKEISDPEVEASESNFLKLIQTLLEYPVEKEYFFQSVFPEEFGPKYDSALQTLVWEFLSRLEKLLPTPTLQQTASWFLPDPSVLEECVQCVSHPQPLKTLLQHHNNTCGHVDTNGLFSGDNQIPIKADPDVQSEPVQQCMSPVSSDNESEMTPLLELGIDSDQTVNKEVEPKHKEVEPMHKEVESSSLEVGHIYNETTEKNIKYNTPGKELAKVMKNNTYFHHLNTDSGLKIQGKAHSSQQEVQDSSSLSTSCRLRQPKVLLHRLDITDMLLPVSEVSATPRRERLQIDKVGQRRGQVISQKSEWNINEEPSDGQPQYSLAPDPSPTSGQPKRSKRVKICSLCRKTFSEAKDLTAHMRSHNEQSPSKCTQCGQDFEHHEDLQKHQQNVCEEAAQPEEDNMSTPSFKEDNMSTASMEDQTELACTELSASAKARTCRVCHKTVYSRSYLRKHLKSQHGQHLKMHKKHKTFFCCSLCNKSFDLSEPNKCEVNQQQFPRKAHPEANTLIAAVIPQPSSTTSQNPTTSNALPIQAQFYKDYRTCLLCNETFDTAETMRKHLRFQHNILSCLCHDCGESFSSKLDLQKHSKNCLSIPDSRKCQECRKITSQTTQPQTNICQEMNQRQQQLPAGGNEMEIPQSCNTDNNHLNDLQQCQPKEYEEIHFQRGQQDWSEEVDPNQHPGEVDPNQHPGEVDPNQHPGEVDPNQHPGEVDPGEVDPNQHPGEVDPNRHPGEVDPGEVDPGEVDPADRSRSLVPRDNGTGIPQCHSTSPQNPTTSDAPPTQTQPPGISTPPASLMSRTCPLCSKCFAYKKTMMQHLRRHSQGQGPFLCTICSKSFGTASDLKRHQGIKSGCGPNHRNLAVPENVPTEQTAVFSCPHCQGQYTSENKMKAHMVCHTGDGFTCRFCGKIFAEDKKLRNHIRSHIDRRHLCDTCGKDFTSLSNLEKHTLVHTGERPYICTDCGKSFSLKGNLKVHQQSHTGERPFACTMCKIRCFTQTHLKRHMLRHTGEKPHKCLACGKTFQRKNTLRKHQQDSCS